A DNA window from Paenibacillus sp. HWE-109 contains the following coding sequences:
- a CDS encoding CYTH domain-containing protein codes for MGSEIERKFLLPAFPTEELNREEVKLVSKQYIYQTYLAFSEDQEIRVRHLVDSSGSDYFTHTFKSGHGLVREEIEYSISESVYKQLLERTGLIPLEKIRTTLAYKELQFEIDEYKQVDLMVVEVEFDDLGAAQRFEIPAWFGRELGQEEEFRNKSMWVALQKQDL; via the coding sequence ATGGGTTCAGAAATTGAAAGAAAGTTTTTATTGCCAGCCTTCCCCACGGAGGAATTGAATCGTGAAGAAGTAAAACTAGTATCCAAACAATATATTTATCAAACGTATTTGGCGTTTTCCGAAGATCAGGAAATCCGTGTTCGTCACTTGGTGGATAGCTCAGGCTCCGACTATTTCACGCATACCTTCAAGTCAGGGCATGGGCTCGTGCGAGAAGAGATTGAATACAGCATTTCGGAATCTGTCTACAAGCAGTTGTTGGAGCGCACAGGTTTAATTCCGTTGGAGAAGATTCGCACGACACTTGCATATAAGGAATTGCAATTCGAAATTGATGAATACAAACAAGTAGATTTGATGGTGGTGGAAGTGGAGTTCGACGATCTAGGAGCAGCGCAGCGCTTTGAAATACCAGCGTGGTTCGGGCGTGAATTAGGCCAAGAGGAAGAATTTCGCAATAAATCGATGTGGGTGGCCTTACAGAAGCAGGACTTATAG
- a CDS encoding methyl-accepting chemotaxis protein, which translates to MKATIKMKLLTSFIIVLALTFAVGLVAIMKMNAIQTSAMNVQGNWLPSILKIDEIKTNFYEIRVGLHQIILEDEPDKIASVQTTINKSKEQLNAELKEYAELVNPGEETTIYNQLLQNISSYTGQTDAIIQLAIKNEDKQAQVIVDQVRPFRVQISDLLEKWIVYNKSGAKLEVDTAVDQNQEGTLMILIFGIIAIVVGITVALVLSSSISKTVHSLLSVVMKASAGDLREKALVKTKDELGSLAQSFNEMLDNLRALIGQTVSSSQNVAAAAEEISATTEQIAKGSMHQAESTQTVNHLFKELSVAIDSVAKNAEVVAELSEKTRNGAKEGGVAVQASVTSMGNVSKQMSLLEQDAMKIGQIIEVIDDIADQTNLLALNAAIEAARAGEQGRGFAVVAEEVRKLAERSGEATKQIAIIIKGMQTNTDLSVKAVSEAAELSELTGVQFDNIVQMVANTAQQVSEIAAASEEQSAQSEEVLTYIQNIAAVSQESAAAAEETASSSQSLAQLADELNQSVSNFKV; encoded by the coding sequence ATGAAAGCAACTATTAAAATGAAACTGCTTACCAGTTTTATTATCGTACTGGCGCTAACTTTTGCGGTAGGACTTGTAGCAATCATGAAAATGAATGCCATTCAGACATCTGCGATGAATGTTCAGGGAAATTGGCTTCCAAGCATTTTGAAAATCGATGAAATTAAAACGAACTTTTATGAAATCAGAGTGGGGCTTCACCAAATCATACTGGAAGATGAGCCGGATAAAATTGCTAGCGTACAAACGACCATAAACAAAAGTAAAGAACAATTAAACGCAGAATTAAAAGAGTATGCGGAACTTGTTAATCCAGGTGAAGAAACGACTATCTATAACCAACTTCTTCAGAATATTTCCTCCTATACAGGCCAAACGGACGCTATTATTCAATTAGCCATTAAAAATGAAGATAAACAAGCACAAGTCATCGTCGATCAAGTTCGCCCCTTCCGTGTGCAGATTTCTGATTTGTTAGAGAAATGGATTGTTTATAACAAATCAGGTGCCAAGCTGGAAGTCGATACAGCGGTTGACCAAAATCAGGAAGGAACGCTGATGATTCTTATTTTTGGGATTATTGCGATTGTTGTTGGGATTACGGTTGCCTTGGTGTTGTCTAGCAGCATTTCCAAAACGGTGCACTCCTTATTGTCCGTTGTTATGAAAGCTTCTGCTGGTGATTTAAGAGAGAAAGCATTGGTGAAAACGAAGGACGAGCTTGGTTCCTTAGCTCAATCTTTTAATGAGATGTTGGATAACTTGCGTGCACTGATTGGCCAAACCGTATCATCTTCGCAAAATGTAGCCGCCGCCGCTGAAGAAATATCGGCAACGACAGAGCAGATTGCCAAAGGCAGCATGCATCAAGCAGAATCGACACAAACGGTTAATCATCTGTTTAAAGAACTTTCTGTGGCTATCGATTCTGTCGCAAAGAATGCGGAAGTGGTTGCTGAGCTTTCGGAGAAAACAAGAAATGGCGCCAAAGAAGGCGGAGTTGCTGTACAAGCTTCTGTGACGTCAATGGGCAATGTATCCAAGCAAATGTCTTTACTTGAACAAGATGCCATGAAGATCGGGCAAATCATCGAGGTCATCGATGATATCGCAGATCAAACGAATTTGTTAGCCTTGAATGCAGCAATTGAAGCAGCCAGAGCTGGTGAACAAGGAAGAGGCTTTGCCGTTGTAGCAGAGGAAGTACGGAAGCTTGCCGAACGCAGTGGTGAAGCCACGAAACAAATTGCCATTATCATTAAAGGGATGCAAACCAACACGGATCTGAGTGTAAAAGCTGTATCCGAAGCTGCAGAACTGTCCGAGCTTACCGGCGTGCAATTTGACAATATCGTGCAAATGGTTGCGAACACCGCACAACAAGTATCCGAGATTGCTGCAGCAAGCGAAGAGCAATCCGCACAATCCGAAGAAGTGCTTACTTATATTCAAAATATTGCCGCAGTAAGCCAAGAGTCAGCTGCAGCCGCTGAAGAAACCGCCAGTTCTTCCCAATCATTAGCACAACTAGCCGATGAATTGAATCAGTCGGTATCGAATTTTAAAGTGTGA
- a CDS encoding chemotaxis protein CheW: MTTTTITPLYVECQIKQEYYAFSIMYIQEIIKMHEITVLPGANKNLRGVINLRGHIIPIYCLRSMLQLRTEPDTKQTRIVIINLAGKTLGLVVDCVSRVIRFSETKPVSEEFGHKGRVYLHGIGQYEDRFIGILDVQELFLQEVRGYE; the protein is encoded by the coding sequence ATGACGACAACGACAATTACCCCCTTATATGTGGAATGTCAGATCAAACAGGAATATTACGCGTTCTCGATTATGTATATCCAGGAAATTATTAAAATGCATGAAATCACAGTTTTGCCCGGGGCAAATAAGAACTTGCGCGGAGTGATCAACCTCAGAGGTCATATCATCCCGATTTATTGCTTGCGTTCGATGCTGCAGCTGAGAACAGAACCTGATACGAAACAAACGCGAATCGTCATTATTAATTTGGCTGGAAAGACATTAGGGCTAGTTGTCGATTGTGTGAGCAGAGTGATACGGTTCTCTGAAACGAAACCCGTTTCCGAAGAATTCGGTCATAAGGGACGTGTCTATCTGCATGGGATCGGTCAATACGAAGATCGTTTCATCGGTATACTGGATGTTCAGGAGCTATTTCTTCAGGAGGTGAGGGGCTATGAGTGA
- a CDS encoding chemotaxis protein CheW: MSDFQIEMYMGVFLDELSEQLLLLDKRLLELEESGSNPETMQTIFRIAHTLKGSSAAMGFDKLKAVMHNLENIFDHLRNDRIQVSTELMNVFFQSVDYIKHQRELFMKGVYEEQSVDQLIVMLERASRAETALAGEFMDELPSKDILSTPVEQYLTSVRIRIESDAVMKVVRAALVLRELQELGTVLSMQPTFTDTTTDEELDGPILFILTSNEECRTIQERINQISQLSEVVVALMNNDQPAPSEKEQYQPPQAVVAQSTPVNPGKTAASTVKETAQVSHTVRVDVQRLEHLINLVGELLIDNTRLVDVKKRLQDKYKQDPDVNLLEDITHHLGKIVSNMRDGMMKTRMIPIEQLFSRFPRLIRDLSQTANKEIGLTIEGKETELDRTLIEEISDPLIHIIRNAADHGLESPEGREAAGKPRKGQILMKAAHEENSIVITVKDDGRGIDPERIRKKAVDKGFISEEESLHLTEKEVISLIFHSGMSTAEQVTELSGRGVGMDIVRSHIEKLNGLIDIDTVVGSGTTITLKLPLTLAIIRSLLVRQEQRTIAIPLSNIIEIFRYDEQEIQTLHGQEICHVRGEILPLLRLNHLLSPGQSMTQEMTKTRQSILMIGMAEKRVCLVVDQLIANQEIVIKSLDEIVGHVPFISGTTILGDGLVALILDVNAIMQKSTSAHLRFGSRERAIKGKHTMKKELVTIRFDAEWYGFHLEHVQEILAIPPITKIAGAEPHVLGIMQIRDELLFVYDLRASMGLSIQPASSYSRVLIVQDGDQSFGIAVDSVTEILTVYEHELDEDIAQQKASLSMIRSIYKKDERLIQVFDRESLLSRLKTVSV; encoded by the coding sequence ATGAGTGATTTTCAGATAGAAATGTACATGGGTGTGTTTCTGGATGAATTAAGTGAGCAGTTGCTGTTGCTGGATAAGCGTTTGTTGGAGTTGGAGGAAAGCGGGTCCAATCCAGAGACGATGCAAACGATCTTCCGTATCGCTCATACGCTCAAAGGCTCCTCGGCTGCCATGGGGTTTGATAAGCTCAAAGCGGTTATGCACAATTTGGAAAATATTTTTGATCACCTTCGCAATGACCGTATTCAAGTCAGCACGGAATTAATGAATGTGTTCTTTCAAAGCGTCGATTATATCAAACATCAGCGAGAACTATTTATGAAGGGCGTCTATGAAGAGCAATCCGTGGATCAGCTTATCGTTATGCTTGAGCGAGCTTCACGTGCGGAAACGGCTTTAGCTGGGGAGTTTATGGATGAACTACCTTCCAAAGATATTCTAAGTACACCAGTAGAACAGTATCTTACGTCAGTTCGTATCCGGATTGAATCCGATGCCGTTATGAAGGTGGTGCGAGCGGCTCTCGTACTCCGGGAGCTGCAGGAACTTGGCACTGTGTTGTCCATGCAGCCCACATTTACGGATACGACGACGGACGAAGAGTTGGATGGACCGATTCTCTTTATCCTGACTTCCAATGAGGAATGCCGCACCATTCAGGAGAGAATAAACCAGATTTCCCAATTGTCAGAGGTCGTCGTTGCACTAATGAATAATGATCAGCCAGCACCGTCTGAGAAAGAGCAGTATCAACCACCTCAAGCGGTAGTTGCACAAAGTACGCCAGTAAATCCGGGGAAAACCGCTGCCTCCACAGTGAAAGAAACCGCGCAGGTTTCTCATACTGTACGTGTTGATGTGCAACGATTGGAGCATCTCATTAATCTAGTCGGTGAATTGCTGATTGACAATACGCGGTTAGTTGATGTGAAGAAACGGCTGCAGGATAAATATAAACAGGACCCGGATGTGAATCTGCTGGAAGATATCACGCATCATTTAGGCAAAATTGTTAGCAATATGCGGGATGGCATGATGAAAACGCGGATGATTCCAATTGAGCAATTGTTCAGTAGATTCCCGAGGCTTATTCGAGATTTGTCGCAGACAGCTAACAAAGAAATCGGATTGACCATCGAGGGGAAAGAAACCGAGTTAGACCGTACGCTTATCGAGGAAATCAGCGATCCTTTGATCCATATTATCCGCAATGCGGCTGATCATGGCCTGGAAAGTCCGGAGGGTCGAGAGGCTGCCGGAAAACCGCGCAAAGGCCAAATTCTGATGAAAGCTGCACATGAAGAGAATTCGATTGTGATTACGGTGAAAGATGACGGACGGGGGATCGACCCTGAGCGCATACGCAAGAAAGCGGTGGACAAAGGCTTTATTAGTGAGGAAGAATCGCTTCATTTGACGGAAAAAGAAGTGATTTCGCTGATCTTTCATTCCGGCATGTCCACAGCCGAGCAGGTGACGGAACTGTCCGGCAGAGGTGTGGGAATGGATATCGTGCGCTCCCATATTGAGAAGTTGAATGGTTTGATCGATATTGATACCGTAGTTGGCAGCGGGACAACGATCACGCTCAAACTACCCTTAACACTTGCCATTATCCGTTCGTTGCTTGTTCGTCAAGAACAGCGTACGATCGCTATTCCGCTTTCTAATATTATCGAAATCTTCCGTTATGATGAACAAGAAATTCAGACACTGCACGGTCAGGAAATCTGTCATGTGCGCGGTGAAATTTTACCCTTGCTGAGATTGAATCACTTGCTGTCGCCTGGTCAAAGTATGACGCAAGAAATGACGAAGACCAGACAGTCGATTCTCATGATCGGTATGGCAGAGAAGCGCGTTTGTCTCGTAGTGGATCAATTGATTGCCAATCAGGAAATTGTGATTAAATCGTTGGATGAAATTGTCGGGCATGTTCCTTTTATTTCAGGTACGACGATATTGGGCGACGGACTGGTTGCCCTAATCCTGGATGTAAATGCCATTATGCAGAAGTCCACTTCGGCCCACCTGCGTTTTGGTTCCAGAGAGCGTGCGATCAAAGGGAAACACACCATGAAGAAAGAGCTAGTGACTATTCGCTTCGATGCTGAGTGGTATGGCTTCCATCTTGAGCACGTGCAAGAAATCTTGGCGATTCCCCCGATCACGAAGATTGCGGGTGCTGAACCGCATGTGCTGGGCATCATGCAGATCCGTGATGAACTGCTGTTTGTTTATGATCTGCGCGCCAGCATGGGTTTATCTATTCAACCAGCGTCCAGTTATTCTCGTGTGCTGATCGTTCAGGACGGAGATCAATCCTTCGGAATTGCGGTAGATTCGGTAACCGAAATTCTCACGGTCTACGAGCATGAGTTGGATGAGGATATAGCACAACAGAAGGCTTCTTTGTCCATGATACGAAGCATCTACAAGAAGGATGAGCGATTGATACAAGTTTTCGATAGAGAAAGTCTGCTCTCGCGGTTGAAAACTGTTTCGGTATAA
- a CDS encoding EAL domain-containing protein translates to MRTFRVLIVDDSIVMRNMIATLFAKDEQFTVVGFAVNGANALDKIVELQPDLVTLDIEMPEMDGLTALHQIMTFHPVPVIMLSSYTEEGSRAALKALELGAMDFFHKEQLFQKTRNVVMEEEFLLRCKTATRKKLFLHNETSKLGKEQSIKMHLEMLTFLLKMEEEMLQFHDELKQKIKQQNGLLKKFRKEADQFRYLEWQGSLFNRLGAKADEAVGKGLYDVFPEELADHILPFYQAAWDQEAEVIDFETEWHGYYYLTVLRPMKRNGVISEVISLTVDITESRSMEERIRYLMNHDALTGLPNRHGLMKWLEDTIKQRERFAVVFVNLDHFKLTNETFGHETGDRILQVIARRLKNNAFSEELSVFRVGSDEFVGLVKNHSESEFDRFVNTVMQSINQPIRILDHEIYISPSIGISRYPQDDHDSETLIRYANIAMDYAKEMGGNQVQYFNSQIYAKIERRIKLEKHMRKALERNEFILMYQPQVDLLEKRIIGFESLIRWDSPELGRVSPLEFIPIAEETGLIFNIGKWVLQEACRQNKLWQELGFPKVTIAVNLSSKQFYDHSLKEQILNILKDTGLEPHYLELEITESMTMDVQVALATLNSFRNMGLKIAMDDFGTGYSSLSYLKEFPIHNLKIDQSFVKDISINPTNAAIVNTIIALARNLKLVVIAEGVENENDLKLLQEFHCDMAQGYFFSPPVEASKVPDLFANSQTPLRE, encoded by the coding sequence ATGAGAACATTCCGTGTGTTAATCGTTGATGATTCCATCGTCATGAGGAACATGATCGCCACGCTCTTTGCCAAAGATGAACAGTTTACGGTTGTCGGCTTCGCGGTTAACGGGGCCAATGCGCTGGACAAAATCGTCGAATTGCAGCCCGATCTCGTGACACTTGATATAGAAATGCCAGAGATGGACGGACTAACGGCACTTCATCAGATCATGACCTTTCACCCAGTGCCTGTTATTATGCTGAGCAGCTATACAGAAGAAGGATCCAGGGCTGCGCTGAAGGCACTTGAGCTGGGAGCCATGGATTTCTTTCACAAAGAACAGCTATTCCAAAAGACGAGAAATGTGGTAATGGAAGAGGAGTTTCTCTTGCGCTGCAAAACCGCTACGCGCAAGAAACTGTTCCTCCATAATGAGACCAGTAAGCTCGGCAAAGAGCAATCGATTAAAATGCATTTGGAAATGCTTACGTTTCTGCTGAAAATGGAAGAGGAAATGCTCCAATTTCATGATGAGCTGAAACAAAAAATCAAACAACAAAATGGACTGCTCAAGAAATTTCGCAAAGAGGCTGATCAATTTCGGTACCTGGAATGGCAGGGATCTTTATTCAATCGGCTTGGCGCTAAAGCTGACGAAGCCGTGGGGAAGGGGCTCTATGATGTGTTCCCCGAGGAGCTAGCAGATCACATACTGCCCTTTTATCAGGCGGCTTGGGATCAGGAAGCCGAGGTCATCGATTTTGAAACGGAGTGGCATGGTTATTATTACTTAACGGTGCTGCGGCCGATGAAACGGAATGGCGTCATCTCGGAAGTTATTTCGCTAACTGTCGATATTACAGAATCGAGAAGTATGGAGGAACGCATTCGCTACTTAATGAATCATGACGCATTGACAGGGCTGCCTAATCGACATGGGTTGATGAAGTGGTTGGAAGACACGATTAAGCAGCGGGAGCGATTTGCCGTTGTTTTTGTGAATTTGGATCATTTCAAGCTAACGAATGAAACATTTGGCCATGAAACGGGAGACCGTATCTTGCAAGTCATTGCCCGCAGACTCAAGAACAATGCTTTTTCTGAGGAATTGTCGGTATTCAGGGTAGGCAGCGATGAATTCGTCGGTTTGGTGAAGAATCATTCGGAGAGTGAATTTGATAGGTTCGTGAACACCGTCATGCAAAGCATTAACCAACCGATTCGTATCCTGGATCATGAAATTTATATTTCTCCATCCATCGGGATAAGTCGGTATCCACAAGATGACCATGACTCGGAAACCTTGATCCGTTATGCCAATATTGCAATGGACTATGCCAAGGAAATGGGCGGGAACCAGGTGCAGTATTTCAATTCGCAAATTTATGCCAAAATTGAACGGCGCATTAAGCTTGAAAAACATATGCGGAAAGCCTTGGAGAGAAATGAATTTATTCTCATGTATCAGCCGCAGGTTGATTTGCTGGAGAAGCGAATTATTGGTTTTGAAAGCTTAATACGCTGGGATAGTCCGGAGCTTGGACGTGTATCACCGCTTGAATTTATTCCGATTGCGGAAGAAACAGGGTTGATATTTAACATTGGCAAATGGGTGCTGCAAGAGGCTTGCCGACAAAATAAGCTGTGGCAGGAGCTTGGTTTCCCCAAAGTGACGATCGCTGTGAATCTGTCATCCAAACAATTCTATGATCATTCGCTCAAAGAGCAAATTCTCAACATCCTCAAGGATACAGGGCTAGAACCCCATTACTTGGAATTAGAAATTACGGAAAGCATGACCATGGATGTTCAAGTTGCCTTGGCGACATTAAATAGTTTCCGCAATATGGGATTAAAAATTGCTATGGATGATTTCGGAACAGGCTACAGCTCACTAAGCTATCTCAAAGAGTTTCCCATCCATAATTTAAAAATTGATCAATCGTTTGTCAAAGATATCTCGATCAATCCGACGAATGCGGCTATTGTGAATACAATCATTGCTCTTGCGCGCAACTTGAAGCTAGTCGTCATTGCCGAAGGCGTAGAAAATGAGAATGATTTGAAACTGCTGCAAGAATTCCATTGTGATATGGCTCAAGGCTATTTCTTTAGCCCTCCAGTTGAGGCAAGTAAAGTTCCCGACCTCTTTGCCAACAGTCAAACGCCGCTACGGGAATAA
- a CDS encoding hybrid sensor histidine kinase/response regulator, with protein MFKDLLNNFSVLAVFIFISVQLFYNPKFKAISKWKYRLFVGLLHGLYGVTLAFLGVHLSTSHIMDLKAVAILMATFIGGAYSGFIATVIMIIGRTLIDPTVFLRVTIVAFLIFAGCALVNHFVQDYVRKWSLLILCPIVVLFMDMIVIYHLPATDLVIPGLLLHLAAGAFVGALIRYFLRSEELKGQIRSIQQELSDILRLQSGFTFKLKKIQNQFVYSMIDGQLLRKLGLNPLDLKDKDMRNMPHISTSFSQYLHDKYEEAWQGNQVAYEANLRGKTVFTTLQPVYEDEQVVEIIGSTTDITERTEAERRIQESEERYRILFENSQEGILGFTKEGHIRSANPRIAQIIHRTAESIIGHQMTRFLPETEQFRWNRHFKEVVLKGGNIRFELSIPSMEEERRDYSVTLSAYKNAAGDLEGIVGTVHEFTEVTMRHAADQASQAKSQFIAKMSHEIRTPLNGIIGLSQILGKTPLSDHQKDYLHKITASSHTLLGIINDVLDLSKVEAGKLEIERTGFHLDELLKDLSSILSVLSDSRQIELIFNTAAELPNHILGDPLRLSQILLNLCSNAIKFTSSGYVMLKIQMATSHSAEEIFLTFTVEDSGIGITDDRLAIIFEPFSQADGSTSREYGGTGLGLTISQHLIELMGGALQVQSVVGQGSSFTFTLPFHVIELADPNEWDLTQEHTPYQILLVEDHPLMRSAMQDTLESFALIVSTESSWKEMFERLERQQLENELYDAILLDMEIDDMYGIDTWETFIRSIDRDKTIVVCLTSPLGKEEMLKLPIQDRPDAVLMKPICRLELYQTLNALFHPHLMAGGQLLAAPTIEHLNGRILLVEDNEINQQVALEILEERGYDIIIAENGQDAIDKLASEAIDLILMDIHMPIMDGVEATKLIREHEAYRHIPIIGLTANVVKQDHERYLRIGMDDVLSKPLDVNRLFSVIGKWLLPPVARPTRLQEQGDAFYKRIEAIDWRTALARLEGKEAILMVMLQLFKRNYTTFAEQVTDSMRNQDWAAAKRAVHTLIGVAGSLSANDLHEAACRLETAILLRDDFFVPLRDVTVQIERIANFV; from the coding sequence TTGTTCAAAGACCTGCTTAATAATTTTTCCGTCTTGGCTGTCTTTATTTTTATTTCCGTTCAATTGTTCTACAATCCTAAATTTAAAGCCATTTCGAAATGGAAATATCGTTTATTCGTAGGTCTTCTGCATGGGCTATATGGCGTCACGTTAGCGTTTCTTGGCGTTCATCTCAGTACGAGTCATATCATGGATCTCAAAGCTGTTGCGATTCTTATGGCAACGTTTATTGGGGGAGCTTATTCCGGTTTCATAGCGACGGTAATTATGATTATTGGCAGAACGCTCATCGATCCGACCGTTTTCCTGCGAGTAACAATTGTCGCCTTCCTGATCTTCGCTGGCTGCGCTTTAGTCAATCACTTCGTGCAAGATTACGTTAGGAAGTGGTCGCTGCTTATCTTATGTCCCATAGTCGTGTTATTCATGGATATGATCGTCATCTATCATCTGCCAGCGACAGATTTGGTCATTCCGGGCTTACTTCTGCACTTAGCAGCCGGGGCTTTCGTAGGCGCTTTAATCCGCTATTTCTTACGATCCGAGGAGCTGAAGGGCCAGATTCGGTCCATACAGCAGGAATTATCAGATATTCTGAGGCTGCAGTCCGGCTTTACTTTTAAATTAAAAAAGATCCAGAATCAGTTCGTATATTCGATGATTGACGGTCAATTACTACGTAAATTGGGACTTAACCCATTGGATTTAAAGGATAAGGATATGCGGAATATGCCGCATATTTCGACCTCATTTTCCCAATATTTACATGATAAATATGAAGAAGCTTGGCAGGGCAATCAAGTTGCTTATGAAGCGAATTTACGCGGAAAGACGGTCTTTACGACTTTACAACCCGTTTATGAAGATGAGCAAGTGGTTGAGATTATCGGTTCCACCACCGACATTACCGAACGTACGGAAGCCGAAAGACGGATTCAGGAGAGTGAAGAGCGCTACCGGATTCTATTTGAAAATTCACAGGAAGGGATTCTGGGATTTACGAAGGAAGGTCATATCCGCTCTGCAAACCCTAGAATAGCTCAGATTATTCATAGAACTGCCGAATCTATCATTGGTCATCAGATGACGAGATTTCTTCCGGAAACCGAGCAATTCCGTTGGAATCGTCACTTCAAGGAGGTCGTGCTGAAGGGCGGCAACATTCGCTTTGAGCTCAGTATTCCGTCCATGGAAGAAGAGCGCAGAGATTATAGCGTTACGCTTTCAGCCTACAAGAATGCTGCTGGGGACTTGGAGGGAATCGTTGGAACCGTTCATGAATTCACAGAAGTGACGATGCGGCATGCCGCGGATCAAGCCAGCCAAGCGAAGAGCCAGTTCATTGCGAAAATGAGCCACGAAATCAGAACCCCCCTCAATGGGATCATTGGACTTTCTCAAATTCTCGGCAAAACGCCGCTTTCGGATCACCAAAAGGATTACTTGCACAAAATAACAGCTTCGTCTCACACCTTGCTCGGCATCATCAACGATGTTCTGGATCTATCGAAGGTAGAAGCCGGCAAGTTGGAAATTGAACGGACGGGCTTCCATCTGGACGAACTGCTCAAGGATCTCTCCAGTATATTAAGTGTCTTGTCGGACAGCCGCCAAATTGAACTTATTTTCAATACCGCGGCAGAACTGCCGAATCATATCCTGGGTGACCCGCTGAGACTGAGTCAAATTCTCTTGAATCTTTGCAGCAATGCGATTAAATTTACAAGTTCAGGCTATGTGATGCTCAAAATTCAAATGGCTACGAGCCATTCTGCGGAAGAGATATTTCTTACCTTCACTGTGGAAGACAGTGGCATTGGCATTACCGATGATCGGCTTGCGATCATATTTGAACCTTTTTCGCAAGCAGATGGTTCTACGAGCAGAGAGTACGGTGGAACAGGACTGGGCTTAACCATCAGTCAACATTTGATTGAACTGATGGGGGGAGCTTTGCAGGTTCAAAGCGTAGTAGGGCAAGGAAGTAGTTTCACGTTCACACTGCCCTTCCATGTCATTGAATTAGCCGACCCGAATGAGTGGGATTTGACTCAGGAGCATACCCCGTATCAAATCCTTTTGGTTGAAGATCATCCGCTGATGCGAAGTGCCATGCAGGATACACTTGAATCTTTTGCCTTGATTGTCTCAACGGAGTCTTCCTGGAAAGAAATGTTCGAACGCTTAGAGCGTCAGCAACTTGAAAATGAGCTCTACGATGCCATTCTGCTGGATATGGAAATTGATGATATGTACGGCATTGATACCTGGGAAACCTTCATCCGCTCGATTGATCGTGACAAGACGATTGTGGTTTGTTTGACCTCTCCATTGGGCAAAGAGGAAATGCTGAAATTGCCGATCCAAGATCGCCCAGATGCCGTTTTGATGAAGCCGATTTGTCGTTTGGAGCTTTACCAAACATTGAATGCTTTGTTTCATCCGCATCTTATGGCAGGCGGGCAGCTGTTGGCGGCTCCAACGATTGAACATTTGAATGGTCGGATTCTGCTCGTAGAAGACAACGAAATTAATCAGCAGGTGGCCTTGGAGATCCTCGAGGAACGGGGATATGACATTATCATAGCTGAGAATGGGCAGGATGCCATCGATAAACTAGCCTCTGAAGCGATTGATTTGATCCTTATGGATATCCATATGCCGATTATGGATGGCGTTGAAGCTACCAAGCTGATCAGAGAGCATGAGGCATATCGGCACATCCCGATAATTGGACTGACGGCCAATGTTGTGAAACAGGACCATGAGCGCTATTTGCGTATCGGGATGGATGATGTCCTGAGCAAACCATTGGATGTGAATCGCTTGTTCAGTGTTATAGGCAAATGGCTTTTGCCGCCAGTTGCTCGTCCAACACGCTTGCAAGAGCAGGGAGATGCCTTCTATAAGAGAATTGAAGCCATTGATTGGAGGACAGCGCTGGCGCGTCTGGAAGGCAAAGAAGCCATTCTAATGGTCATGCTTCAACTGTTTAAACGGAATTATACGACCTTTGCTGAACAAGTAACGGATTCTATGCGGAATCAGGATTGGGCCGCAGCCAAACGTGCTGTGCATACCTTGATCGGTGTTGCCGGAAGTCTATCCGCGAACGACTTGCATGAAGCAGCATGCCGGTTGGAAACGGCGATTCTGCTGCGAGATGACTTCTTTGTGCCGCTTCGTGACGTTACTGTGCAGATCGAGCGAATTGCGAATTTTGTCTAG
- a CDS encoding GNAT family N-acetyltransferase, with product MELIRLREQEIPQVQELMVDVVSRLPSDALYAMDRIEALYAYLEQDSEIYGVYEADKLVAFTMLAFPALSESNLGREFGVPESDLAKVASLEGSIVHESVRGRGLQRHFHAWREQRSREKGMKYLYATVHPDNGVSRRNLEAAGLTVQFSRLMYGGLPRLCYAKRLE from the coding sequence TTGGAGTTGATTCGACTGAGGGAGCAAGAAATTCCGCAAGTGCAGGAATTGATGGTGGATGTGGTTTCGCGACTTCCTTCCGATGCCCTGTATGCGATGGATCGTATTGAAGCATTGTATGCTTATTTGGAACAGGATAGCGAGATTTATGGCGTTTATGAAGCTGACAAGCTGGTGGCTTTTACGATGCTTGCCTTCCCGGCATTAAGCGAAAGCAATCTCGGGCGTGAATTTGGCGTACCCGAGAGTGATCTCGCCAAAGTAGCTTCGCTGGAGGGATCGATTGTTCATGAATCGGTGAGGGGGAGAGGATTGCAGCGGCATTTCCATGCATGGAGAGAGCAGCGTTCACGCGAAAAGGGAATGAAGTATTTGTATGCAACCGTGCATCCTGACAATGGCGTAAGCCGGAGAAACCTGGAAGCTGCCGGTTTAACCGTGCAGTTCTCGCGCTTGATGTACGGCGGGCTTCCTCGGCTTTGCTACGCCAAAAGGTTAGAGTAA